CTTCATGAGAGGCATCGATCATTACGGAGCTGTATCCGGCCCGGATACACTGCATAATGATATTAAAATCGGAACAATGATCCAAATGAAGTGCAATCGGAATGCTGGATCTTTCGGAAGCTACCTTCGCGGCCTTTGCAATATAATCCGGCCCAAGATGTTTCACGGTTCCTACCGTGGATTGAATAATTAACGGAGATTGCGTTTCTTCAGCAGCCTCGACAACAGCCTGAAGCATTTCCAGTGTGTGTACGTTGAAAGCGCCGATGCAGTATCCCCCACTGCGAGCAGCCTCTAATAATGGCGTAGATGATATAATGGTCATTGTAAAATCCTCCCCAAGATCCAAAATTATGATTGCTTTATCTCATGACGCTGCTTCGCCTGCATGGCACTTCCGATCACGCCGGCATCATCTCCAAGCACTGCTGTCTTGATGGTGACGTGCTGCCTGAAATCCGGCAGCAACCGTGACATTAATGTTTGGCGCAGCGGTGTTAGCAGTCTTTCTCCAGCCATTGCCCCGCCACCGCCAATAATAATCACCTGCGGACTGAGTATATGCACGGCTGGTACAAGCGCTTTACCAAGAAGTTCTCCGGCGTGATTCATAATATCGGAAGCTAAGGAATCTCCCGCATCCATCGCTTTCGAAATATCGGCCGCCGATAGGCGTTGTAGATCGTCTCCAGGAAACCACTGTGACAATAGGGTCGGTTTCCCCTCGGCTATAAAACGTTTCGCCTCACGCACCATGCCGGAGGCTGAGGCGGCTGCTTCCAAACAGCCATCAAAGCCGCACCCGCATGGAGCGGATTCGCCGTCCATCGTCCCGTGACCAATTTCGCCGGCTAGATCACGGTACCCGTAATAAAGCTGTCCCTGA
Above is a window of Paenibacillus uliginis N3/975 DNA encoding:
- a CDS encoding ROK family protein, whose product is MSFWIGVDVGGTNIVCGIVDEKGEVLDSIKKPTQAFLGTSSVLDHMAQMVSEVTARAGLSGKVAGIGIGIPGLVNPWDGIALYSANLNWRDVPLSTELSRRTSLPVYIDNDVRMYVYGEAVYGAGLGVDYVLGLTVGTGIASAMVSQGQLYYGYRDLAGEIGHGTMDGESAPCGCGFDGCLEAAASASGMVREAKRFIAEGKPTLLSQWFPGDDLQRLSAADISKAMDAGDSLASDIMNHAGELLGKALVPAVHILSPQVIIIGGGGAMAGERLLTPLRQTLMSRLLPDFRQHVTIKTAVLGDDAGVIGSAMQAKQRHEIKQS